In a single window of the Methanolobus psychrophilus R15 genome:
- a CDS encoding multi-sensor signal transduction histidine kinase translates to MNAEMLIGLINNAALLLALAVLYDVLFFNMEMNTRLKSAALGVIIGLIGIALMLNPWELSSGLFFDTRSILLSIVGLFFGFIPAVIGALIVASYRLYQGGIGAVTGISVTFCSVILGMLWRHYHERLQVLLGRFDLYIFGLLVHVVMLLCMLLLPWPYAFEVLRDISFPVMLIYPIGTVLLGSVLKNQLSRKRTQDALKENEAKLKNFIDNVPVGMFRISSEKKVLQTNPEMAHILGLTTPEQAMSYFQEMGEQLYVDPKRREELIKILKEQGHVENFEYEIVRSDGRNIWILINARMTGGMKGDTFIVDGFVLDISERKKTEKALQKTEQEYRQAYNLLQGVLESPKDIVIFALDREYQYLAFNKNHQIMMEQVWGVRIGIGSSMLSYIKYPADREKAKANFDRALAGEPFILVEEYGDSSLNRRWYANTYSPLRDSKGEVIGLTLVLVDITERKRSEETLKEKEEQFRSLFLDSSVSILIHDRDTGEIIDANPKACATIGVSSVDELRTSDLWLDPPYSFNDALAWIRKAAVEGPQEFEWLNLKTTGALSWEQVHLNSVTLNGVERIMATTIDITERKQATTELRNSKGQLRSLVDTIPDLVWLKDTKGVYLSCNTKFERFFGSREAEIIGKTDYDFVEKDLADIFTQNDRMAMEAGKPTVNEEEITYADDGHREYLETIKNPMYDSNGKIIGVLGVGRDITERKRIEDALLHAKREAEYASKAKSQFLANMSHELRTPLNSIIGFSDLLSTQVYGELTGDQLRYANNINESGKHLLELINGVLDLSKIEAGKMELECEYFSIKEVFDEIFTMMAPLASRKNINIEVENQILPDEIFADKLKFKEIMYNLLSNAIKFTPDHGKVSIISKKIDTSIQISISDTGIGIPGHLLKDIFDPFTQVDASHKRKYGGTGLGLTLVKQFVEMHNGNIQLISEEGKGSTFKFTIADQKPCES, encoded by the coding sequence ATGAATGCTGAAATGTTGATCGGCCTTATAAACAACGCAGCTTTGCTTCTTGCCTTAGCTGTCCTGTACGATGTTCTTTTTTTCAATATGGAAATGAACACGCGTTTAAAAAGTGCAGCATTAGGGGTTATCATTGGTCTGATAGGCATTGCCTTGATGCTAAATCCATGGGAGCTTTCTTCCGGATTGTTCTTTGATACACGTTCTATTCTGCTAAGCATTGTTGGTCTTTTCTTTGGATTCATTCCCGCGGTCATTGGAGCACTTATTGTCGCTTCTTATCGCCTGTATCAAGGTGGTATTGGAGCAGTGACCGGGATCTCTGTTACATTTTGTTCGGTGATACTGGGGATGCTATGGAGGCATTATCATGAAAGGCTCCAGGTACTTCTTGGCAGGTTCGATCTGTACATTTTTGGCCTTCTGGTCCATGTTGTTATGCTCCTGTGCATGTTGCTGCTTCCCTGGCCATATGCCTTTGAAGTTCTAAGAGATATCAGTTTTCCGGTAATGCTGATCTATCCGATCGGAACTGTGCTGCTTGGAAGTGTTCTAAAGAACCAGTTATCCCGTAAAAGAACCCAGGATGCACTAAAGGAGAATGAGGCGAAGCTTAAGAACTTCATTGATAACGTCCCTGTGGGAATGTTCCGTATAAGCTCCGAAAAAAAAGTGCTCCAGACAAATCCCGAGATGGCCCACATTTTAGGCCTGACCACCCCCGAGCAAGCCATGAGCTACTTCCAGGAGATGGGGGAGCAGCTATATGTCGATCCCAAACGCCGTGAAGAACTGATAAAGATCCTTAAAGAACAAGGCCATGTTGAGAATTTCGAATATGAGATAGTACGTTCAGATGGCAGGAATATCTGGATACTAATTAACGCGAGAATGACTGGTGGTATGAAAGGAGACACTTTCATAGTAGATGGTTTTGTTCTTGATATCTCCGAGCGCAAAAAAACCGAAAAAGCGTTGCAGAAGACTGAGCAGGAGTACAGGCAGGCATACAATCTCTTGCAGGGAGTACTTGAAAGCCCCAAAGATATCGTCATATTCGCTCTTGACAGGGAATACCAGTATCTTGCATTCAATAAAAACCATCAGATAATGATGGAGCAGGTATGGGGAGTCAGGATCGGGATCGGCTCTAGCATGCTTAGCTACATCAAATACCCTGCAGACAGGGAGAAAGCAAAAGCGAATTTTGACCGGGCACTCGCCGGTGAACCATTCATCCTTGTTGAAGAATATGGTGATTCGTCACTTAACAGGCGGTGGTACGCTAATACTTACAGTCCCCTGAGAGATTCCAAAGGAGAGGTTATCGGGCTTACTCTTGTTCTAGTTGATATCACAGAGCGCAAGAGGAGTGAAGAGACACTAAAGGAAAAAGAAGAGCAGTTCAGGTCCCTTTTCTTAGACTCCTCGGTCTCAATTCTTATACATGACCGGGACACCGGCGAGATCATTGATGCAAATCCAAAGGCTTGTGCCACCATTGGTGTCTCCTCGGTCGATGAGCTAAGAACCAGTGATCTCTGGCTGGATCCGCCATACTCTTTTAATGATGCACTGGCCTGGATCCGGAAAGCGGCTGTTGAAGGACCACAGGAATTCGAATGGCTCAATCTTAAGACAACAGGAGCTCTTTCATGGGAGCAGGTTCACTTGAATTCTGTGACCCTCAATGGTGTAGAGAGGATCATGGCGACAACGATAGACATCACCGAACGCAAACAAGCAACAACTGAACTACGAAATAGCAAAGGACAGCTGCGTTCATTGGTGGATACTATCCCTGACCTTGTCTGGCTAAAGGATACAAAGGGAGTTTATCTTTCATGCAATACCAAATTCGAACGCTTTTTTGGTTCCAGGGAAGCGGAAATTATCGGGAAGACCGACTATGATTTTGTAGAAAAGGACCTGGCAGATATTTTCACCCAAAATGACAGAATGGCTATGGAAGCTGGCAAACCCACTGTGAACGAAGAAGAGATCACCTATGCAGACGATGGGCATCGGGAATATCTGGAGACAATTAAAAACCCCATGTACGATTCAAATGGAAAAATAATAGGTGTGCTGGGTGTTGGCAGAGATATCACTGAGAGAAAGAGAATTGAAGATGCACTGCTTCATGCCAAACGGGAGGCTGAATATGCCAGCAAGGCCAAGTCGCAATTCCTTGCAAACATGAGCCATGAATTAAGAACTCCGCTTAATTCAATAATTGGTTTTTCAGATCTGCTAAGCACTCAGGTATATGGTGAGCTGACAGGGGATCAACTTAGATATGCTAACAATATCAATGAAAGCGGGAAGCATCTTCTGGAGCTTATAAATGGTGTTCTTGATCTGTCTAAAATAGAAGCAGGAAAAATGGAACTTGAGTGTGAGTATTTCTCTATTAAGGAAGTGTTCGATGAGATATTTACAATGATGGCTCCTTTGGCATCAAGGAAAAATATCAATATTGAAGTTGAGAATCAGATTCTGCCTGATGAAATATTCGCTGACAAACTGAAATTCAAAGAGATCATGTACAATCTTCTCAGCAACGCCATAAAATTTACTCCTGATCATGGCAAAGTTTCCATTATTTCAAAAAAAATAGACACCAGTATCCAGATATCTATCTCAGACACCGGGATCGGGATTCCCGGACACCTGCTAAAAGACATATTTGACCCATTCACACAGGTCGATGCATCGCATAAGAGAAAGTATGGTGGCACAGGTCTGGGACTAACGCTGGTTAAGCAGTTTGTTGAAATGCACAACGGGAATATACAATTGATAAGCGAAGAAGGAAAGGGAAGTACTTTTAAGTTCACAATTGCAGATCAGAAACCCTGCGAGTCATAA
- a CDS encoding glycosyl transferase family protein, whose product MTVVAAIPAFNEEIAIGSVIVRARQYVDEVVVIDDGSIDTTFHVAELMEATLLHHEKNAGKGMALHTAFDWAIENKVDVLVTLDADGQHNPDEIPLIIEPILSKEADIVNGARFLKDHDIKVPRYRRIGQEILTHATNMAANVKLNDSQSGFRAFSKETFSAFKFNNSGMGIESEMIHDASAAGFKITEVPITCRYDVKGSTFNPVKHGMSVLGSIINLFGRERPLLYFGVPGLICVLIGLTLGFWTVFGYNVGEGLWVGKAMLAMTFVLVGVFGVFTGMILNSIAQKQV is encoded by the coding sequence ATGACGGTAGTAGCTGCAATTCCTGCATTCAACGAGGAGATAGCGATCGGAAGTGTTATTGTAAGGGCCAGGCAGTATGTGGACGAGGTCGTGGTGATAGATGACGGCAGCATTGACACCACCTTTCATGTGGCCGAGCTCATGGAAGCCACCTTACTGCACCACGAGAAGAACGCCGGCAAAGGCATGGCGCTTCACACCGCCTTTGATTGGGCCATAGAGAACAAAGTGGATGTACTGGTGACCCTGGATGCCGACGGCCAGCACAACCCCGACGAGATCCCCCTCATTATCGAGCCCATCCTTAGCAAGGAAGCCGATATCGTCAACGGCGCAAGGTTCCTCAAAGACCACGACATCAAGGTTCCCCGGTACCGCCGCATCGGTCAGGAAATATTAACACACGCCACCAACATGGCAGCCAATGTAAAACTGAACGATTCCCAGAGCGGCTTCCGTGCCTTTTCTAAAGAGACTTTTTCTGCCTTTAAGTTCAACAACAGCGGTATGGGCATAGAGTCTGAGATGATCCACGATGCGTCTGCAGCCGGCTTCAAGATCACAGAAGTGCCGATAACCTGCAGATACGATGTCAAAGGTTCTACTTTCAATCCCGTGAAGCATGGGATGAGTGTGCTGGGGTCTATAATCAATCTGTTTGGGAGGGAGCGTCCATTATTGTATTTTGGAGTGCCTGGACTGATATGTGTGTTAATAGGCCTGACATTAGGATTCTGGACCGTGTTCGGATATAATGTTGGCGAGGGGCTCTGGGTTGGGAAGGCTATGCTGGCGATGACGTTTGTTCTGGTGGGGGTCTTTGGGGTATTTACAGGGATGATATTGAACTCGATCGCTCAAAAACAGGTTTGA
- a CDS encoding abortive infection protein, which translates to MELRRRHISKNSLSYYLTSKKDPQILLIPVIAIISAEMLIYSGHVSAGVILHVITMLSLSVIVMWTPESHISRSFQVLALLPLLRLLNVSMPVYSEMTLYFFIFIYVPLLLPAYLVIRHQGMDLQSIGLTSRKLLIYIPLSFIVGGIIGWGESMIIPAANLVPDLSVASLLKLSIVMIFIVGFIEELIFRSLLQTRMESSFGMFRGLLIASLLFGVMHSGYGTFQEILYTFCAGMVLGYMFQRTGSLPLVSLTHGFVNIFLFGFIPLLPYF; encoded by the coding sequence ATGGAGCTTAGGAGAAGACACATCTCGAAAAACTCCCTCTCTTATTATCTTACTTCAAAGAAAGATCCTCAGATACTTCTGATCCCCGTAATTGCTATAATCTCTGCAGAAATGCTCATCTACTCCGGTCACGTGTCGGCAGGGGTCATCTTGCACGTAATTACGATGCTTTCATTATCTGTTATTGTCATGTGGACCCCGGAATCGCATATCTCCAGGTCCTTTCAGGTATTGGCGCTGCTTCCTCTATTAAGACTTTTGAACGTGTCCATGCCTGTTTATTCGGAGATGACGCTCTATTTTTTCATATTCATATATGTGCCTCTCCTGTTGCCTGCATATCTTGTCATACGGCATCAGGGCATGGACCTCCAAAGTATAGGCCTGACCTCAAGAAAACTGTTGATATATATCCCCCTATCCTTCATTGTGGGAGGTATCATTGGATGGGGCGAGTCCATGATCATCCCTGCAGCAAACCTTGTACCCGACCTCTCTGTTGCAAGCCTGCTCAAATTGTCCATTGTTATGATATTCATAGTAGGATTTATCGAAGAGCTTATCTTCAGGTCTTTGTTACAGACCAGGATGGAAAGCTCTTTTGGGATGTTCAGGGGTCTGCTCATTGCAAGCCTGCTTTTTGGTGTCATGCACTCCGGCTATGGTACCTTCCAGGAGATTCTGTACACCTTCTGTGCAGGAATGGTGCTGGGGTACATGTTCCAAAGAACAGGAAGTCTGCCCCTGGTAAGCCTGACCCACGGTTTTGTGAATATCTTCCTGTTCGGCTTCATCCCCCTCCTTCCATATTTTTAG
- a CDS encoding transposase, IS605 OrfB family, whose amino-acid sequence MYPTKEQEESFFQHFGACRFVYNWALENKIKSYEQSGKAISRFSLNKMLTGLKEEHEWLKDVNSQSLQGATLNLENAYTKFFREKTGFPNFKSKKNPVQSFSVPQFYDVDFENNKVKLPKIGWVKTKLHRKYCGDGKTATVSRTPTGKYYISILVDDGLETPSAFLFDEKTTVGVDVGIKDFAVLSNGERIENPKYLKTSIPRLVVLQKRLIRKQKGSKNRAKARSAVSKAHERISNQRNDFQHRLSSKLISENQAVAMETLNVRGMLKNHCLAQSIADASWSSFVTMLEYKAKWLGKTILRIGQFEPSTKICNVCGFHNGKLTLTDREWQCPDCKTNHDRDIKAAINIKKFALDKQNLIGI is encoded by the coding sequence ATGTACCCTACAAAAGAACAGGAAGAATCGTTTTTCCAGCATTTCGGCGCATGTAGGTTCGTCTATAATTGGGCTTTAGAAAACAAAATCAAGTCATACGAACAGAGCGGAAAAGCAATATCAAGATTCTCTCTTAATAAAATGTTAACCGGACTAAAAGAAGAACATGAGTGGCTAAAGGACGTAAATTCTCAATCATTACAGGGTGCTACTCTTAATCTTGAAAATGCATATACTAAGTTCTTCAGGGAGAAAACGGGATTTCCAAATTTCAAGTCAAAGAAGAATCCGGTGCAATCGTTTTCAGTACCTCAGTTCTATGACGTGGACTTTGAGAACAATAAAGTAAAACTCCCAAAGATAGGATGGGTAAAAACAAAACTACATCGCAAGTATTGCGGAGATGGAAAAACAGCTACGGTGTCCAGAACCCCGACAGGAAAATACTATATCAGTATTCTTGTAGACGATGGACTGGAAACACCGTCCGCGTTTTTGTTCGATGAAAAAACAACAGTGGGGGTAGATGTAGGTATCAAGGACTTTGCAGTTCTTTCCAATGGAGAGAGAATTGAAAATCCAAAGTACCTTAAAACATCTATACCGCGCCTTGTAGTCTTGCAAAAGAGATTAATCAGGAAGCAGAAGGGTTCAAAGAACAGGGCAAAGGCCAGATCTGCAGTATCAAAGGCACATGAAAGAATCAGCAACCAAAGAAATGATTTTCAACACAGGTTATCCTCTAAGCTCATAAGCGAGAACCAAGCGGTAGCAATGGAAACTTTAAACGTTAGAGGTATGTTGAAAAACCATTGTCTTGCACAAAGCATAGCAGATGCTTCATGGAGTTCGTTTGTAACCATGCTGGAATATAAGGCAAAATGGCTTGGAAAAACAATACTCCGCATAGGACAATTCGAGCCATCGACTAAAATCTGTAATGTGTGCGGATTCCACAACGGAAAATTAACACTTACAGACAGGGAATGGCAGTGTCCTGATTGTAAAACCAATCATGATAGAGATATTAAGGCCGCTATTAATATCAAAAAGTTTGCTTTAGATAAGCAAAATCTAATAGGAATTTAG
- a CDS encoding glycosyl transferase family protein codes for MTIVAAIPAFNEEIAIGSVIARARQHVDEVLVIDDGSSDNTCRVAEIMGATVLRHSQNAGKGMALRTAFEWAMTKQVDILVTLDADGQHNPDEIPRLIEPILWQKAHMVNGARFLKGHSIKVPSYRRLGQEILTHATNMTANVKLNDSQSGFRAFSKETFSAFKFNNNGMGVESEMIHDATVAGFTITEVPISCRYDVEGSTFNPMKHGMNVLGSIINQFERKHPLLYFGLPGLIFVFIGLIIGFWTVYGYNAGNGFWVGKAMLAMTFVLVGSFGMFTGMILNSVALLVNDFKKMN; via the coding sequence ATGACAATCGTAGCTGCAATCCCTGCATTCAACGAGGAGATAGCCATAGGCAGCGTTATTGCAAGGGCAAGACAGCATGTGGACGAAGTTCTTGTCATCGATGACGGCAGCTCCGACAATACCTGTCGCGTAGCCGAGATCATGGGAGCCACGGTCCTGCGCCACTCTCAGAATGCCGGTAAAGGCATGGCGCTTCGCACCGCCTTTGAGTGGGCTATGACTAAGCAGGTGGACATCCTGGTGACCCTTGATGCCGACGGTCAGCACAACCCCGACGAGATCCCCCGCTTGATTGAGCCCATCCTCTGGCAGAAGGCCCATATGGTCAACGGCGCAAGGTTCCTCAAAGGCCACAGCATCAAGGTACCAAGTTACAGACGCCTGGGCCAGGAAATATTAACACACGCCACCAACATGACCGCCAATGTAAAACTGAACGACTCCCAGAGCGGCTTCCGGGCCTTTTCTAAAGAGACTTTTTCTGCCTTCAAGTTCAACAACAACGGCATGGGCGTGGAGTCTGAGATGATCCACGATGCAACTGTGGCTGGATTTACCATCACTGAAGTGCCTATTTCCTGTCGCTACGATGTGGAAGGGTCTACGTTCAATCCCATGAAGCATGGAATGAACGTGCTGGGCTCGATCATCAACCAGTTTGAGAGGAAGCATCCGCTGTTGTATTTTGGGTTACCTGGATTAATTTTTGTGTTTATTGGCCTGATTATTGGGTTCTGGACAGTGTACGGCTATAATGCTGGTAATGGCTTCTGGGTAGGAAAGGCCATGCTTGCGATGACGTTTGTTCTGGTGGGGAGTTTTGGGATGTTCACGGGGATGATATTGAATTCAGTGGCACTTCTTGTGAACGATTTTAAAAAAATGAATTGA